TTTATGAGGAGGCTTATGCTGTCTGTAACCCTTCTACGATCGCCGGCAGGATGTCGCCTGACTTCCCGAATAAGGAAACGTCCGCTGCTTGAGTAATCGGCGTGGGTTCCAGATTCACTTCAATGACAAAGCCGCCGTTGCCCTTGACTGTCTCCGGAAATGAAGCAACAGGATATACTACCCCTGAAGTTCCGACGACCATCAGTGTGTCACACAGGCTCATCACGTTATAAGACGTCTGCAAGGCTTCAGACGGGATAGACTCCCCGAACCAGACAACGTCCGGTCTCAGTATATTCCCACATTCACAAACCGGGGGTATCGTTTTTAAAGGAATATCCATCAGCATCGACGTTCTGTTGTCCCGCGTACAGCGCACTTTCCAGAGATTTCCATGGATCTCAACGATGTTGGTGATCCCTGTTCTTCCGTGGAGACCATCGACATTCTGCGTTATAAGAAAAAAGTTCGGGAAGACCTCTTCAAGCCTCTTTATCGCAAGGTGTCCTGCGTTCGGTTCTGTCTTTCCTATGATCCCCCGTCTCCAGTCGTACCATTTCCATACTGTTACAGGGTCACGCTCGAATGCCCACGGGGTGGCAAGCTCCTCTGCCCTGTAGTTTTGCCACAGACCATCATTCCCCCTGAACGTGGGGATGCCGCTCTCCGCGGAGATCCCGGCGCCTGTTATAACAAGGAGGGATTTCGTATGGCGCAGCCGCTCAATGGTCTTTTCGATATCACTACTCACCTGCTTTGCCTCCCAGAACGGATTTCAGTTTCCGGATCGTCTCCTCGTCCAGCATTTTTCTCTCCTGAGTCATCTTCAGCGCGATCCTGGAGAGTGTTTTATACACATCCTTATAAGCTTCCATATCGTGTATTGCCCGGAGATGTGCCTCCACTGTTTTCAGATCACCCCTTATGACCGGTCCGGTCAGGGACATAAGCGGACCCTTGTTCTCGATATTTTTCAACGTCGCGCGGATGATCGGGAGAAACGGTTCAAGGTCAATATTAATAGTGTCCATGATCTTTTCTCCTGTATAACACAGCGCGCAGAGCAGGTTGCAGACAAATACCGCCGACAGGTGGTAGAGCACCTTGTCATTGCCGCCTATCATTTGTACCCTGTGACCGATCTTTTCGCCGATGAAGGTGAGTGTCTTTAATGCGCCCTCGTCGCCTTCGATGAATATATATGTATCAGGAAGGACAGTTATGGCGCTGTCGATATCGGGGAATGTCTGTAACGGATGTAATGAACCGAGCAGGGCGCCCTTTTCGTCAAGCGGCTTCAGGATCGATGACGGATCAGCGCCGCTTGTATGGAAAAACATCTTCCCATCAAGTGACCCCGTGCCTGCATCTATCTCCCTGACAACATCCTTTATTATCCTGTCCTGTGTGGTGATTGCTATGACATCACAGGTTCTCACAACATCGAGGTTGCTTTTTGTATATGCAACATCTTCAGCGAGATATCTTCTGGCCGTATCAAGCGAAGCGTCCAGAACATCCGAAATGGCACGAACGGCAATACCGCTTCGTTTCATCATAAACCCGGTCGACACACCTACCTTGCCTGCCCCAATGATCCCGACATTCCCGACATTCATCATTCAAAGACCTCCACCGGTAAAAAAAGCATGTTTCTCAGGATCTCCAGCGTTTTTCCGCCTATGGTGTTCATGAAACTGACCTTTACTGCAGGATCATCGATGGGGCCGGAGACGCTGCAGGCCATATAGAGAAAACCACCGTCTTTCTTTTTCAGGATATTCCGTAGAATAGGTATCTTGTCTATTGTCCTGTCGAGGGTAACAAGGGGCGCTATCTGTATGCCAGCGTCTATCTCTCTGGTGTTTAAATTCAGATCCCCCTTGCCTGTAACCACCATAGACGGGCTGTCTATGAGGAAGTTGTCGGTTTGAAAAATACCATCGGTAACAATGAACGTGGCGCCCATCTTTTTATAAACAAGTCCGTCCTTATCAAGATCGACTTTCCCCCTGAAAAGATCATAGATATTCAACACACTGAAGGTCTTGGCAAGGAGATTCCATCGTTTTATCACCCCGTTCCTGCTGTATAGTGTAATATTGCCATCTGCTTTCGAGATCATGGTCTTCAATGTGTCGCCTACTCCGCTCAGATTCCCGTAGATATATGCGTTGCCGTCAATCTCGCCGTTCTTTACACCGAAAGTCTGCAGAAAAAGTCCACTTTTTATCCTGTTTAATCTGCCGTCGACGTACACGTGCGGCTTGTTGCCGGAAAGATCGGCTATTCCATGCAAATCGATCTGTCCGCCAAGGGCATTGGTTCTGAATCGGTCAATGCTTATCTTCCTGTCACTTAATACACCGCTGATCTCCAGATCTTCGGCCTTTATGTTTGAACTCTCCACGGTCTTTGCCTTGATCGATACATTACCGGTCATGCTGGCCATAATGCTGTCTCCGCGGATTACAGGGAACTTTCCTTCGTATTCGTCCCGAAAATCACGGGG
This sequence is a window from Syntrophorhabdaceae bacterium. Protein-coding genes within it:
- a CDS encoding NAD-dependent deacylase: MSSDIEKTIERLRHTKSLLVITGAGISAESGIPTFRGNDGLWQNYRAEELATPWAFERDPVTVWKWYDWRRGIIGKTEPNAGHLAIKRLEEVFPNFFLITQNVDGLHGRTGITNIVEIHGNLWKVRCTRDNRTSMLMDIPLKTIPPVCECGNILRPDVVWFGESIPSEALQTSYNVMSLCDTLMVVGTSGVVYPVASFPETVKGNGGFVIEVNLEPTPITQAADVSLFGKSGDILPAIVEGLQTA
- a CDS encoding DUF2520 domain-containing protein, translated to MMNVGNVGIIGAGKVGVSTGFMMKRSGIAVRAISDVLDASLDTARRYLAEDVAYTKSNLDVVRTCDVIAITTQDRIIKDVVREIDAGTGSLDGKMFFHTSGADPSSILKPLDEKGALLGSLHPLQTFPDIDSAITVLPDTYIFIEGDEGALKTLTFIGEKIGHRVQMIGGNDKVLYHLSAVFVCNLLCALCYTGEKIMDTINIDLEPFLPIIRATLKNIENKGPLMSLTGPVIRGDLKTVEAHLRAIHDMEAYKDVYKTLSRIALKMTQERKMLDEETIRKLKSVLGGKAGE